From the Streptomonospora nanhaiensis genome, the window CCTACGGCGAGACCGGCTGGGTGCGCAACCTGCGCAAGGACGGCTTCGGCACCCTGCGCCACGGCGGCTGGATCGAACTGGTCAGCGTGGTCGAGGTCGGACCCGAGCGCGCCGCGCCCGTCCTGCGGGAGTACCTCGACCACGCCCGCGCGGTGATGGTGTCCGGGCAGTTCACCGCGGCCCCCGACTCCCCCGACGACGACTTCGCGCGCGAGGCCGCCACCCACCCGGTCTTCGAGATCGTGCGCAGCACCACCGTGCGCCTGTAGCGGGGCGGGGTCGTACTCACCTCGTACAACTTAAGCAGCACCCCAATTCGGCAGCGCGCAGGACGCGCGGTACCCGGCGGTCGGGGGAGCCTGGTCCCAGGACCGGGGGCGCACCGTGCGTGCCCGGTCGGTGACCGTCTGAACGGGGGCTCAACGATCATGGAAACGACCGCCGACCGAGCCGGAGCCGCACCCGCGGGTTCCCGCGGCGGAGGGCGGCTGCCGCTGCTGGACGTCCTGCGCGGGGTGGCGATCCTCGGCACCCTGGCCACCAACATCTGGATCTTCGCCTCGCCCGGCGGCGAGTGGGCGGTGCTGTCGAGCACCAGCGGCGGCGCGCCCGAGAGCGCGGTGGAGGACACCGGCGCCACGGTGGGCGCCGCGTTGGAGGCGGCGATGCGGTTCGCCGCCAACGGCAAGTTCCTCGCCCTGCTCACCCTGCTCTTCGGCGCGGGCCTGGCGATCCAGTTCCGCTCGGCCGCCAGGCGGGGCAACCGCTGGCCGGGCCGCTACAAGTGGCGGGCGCTGCTGCTGTTCGCCGAGGGC encodes:
- a CDS encoding nitroreductase/quinone reductase family protein, with the translated sequence MGNDAGRFRRTRVRRTANAVIGGFISFGLAPSDLRLLTTRGAKSGFLRTTPVSLVENTQGRFLVGAYGETGWVRNLRKDGFGTLRHGGWIELVSVVEVGPERAAPVLREYLDHARAVMVSGQFTAAPDSPDDDFAREAATHPVFEIVRSTTVRL